taactgtttctcctagtgttggcggtctgtttaattactagtttctatttagaattgttagcacattcaactgtggctaaataactttttgttaaagtaactttcacttgctgagattttcgaatctcacccgtgttttTTTCagaggtatgtttagatgttgacgtgcattttggggatggatctcggtagttgcacacactaacttatcacgatgtcgatagctCAACTGGTGTATACAAATGGTGTGTCTGATGGTCTGTCATTtgcttttgtttatgttgtggtacgacgctggtagcgtcgtggcgAACtctatatatgctggttatatctgatTCTGTCTGCCTGAGATTtctcttttggtcagttatacctctctatagaggaaatactgccaaaattttctctttttttttaaataaataggcttggttgtaaagtagggtgttacatcaGACGAGAACATCCAAGCGAAGCGCGGCAACACCGTGCCCTACTTTCTAGTTCAGAACCTAGACACACACGAAGCAAGGGAAATGAAGAAATGAGAAGCAACTCATGGGCACCATGACATCGCAAGACAGGAAAAAGTAATTCAGAACCTAGACTTTGAGTAGGGCACTACAACCAACAACTCCAAAATTCTCTTATTTAGTTCCTTTTTCTACGGAGTGATGCAGAGTAAAGAGTccctaacaaaaaaaaaaaaacgtgaaTAATACCACATAGGATTCCTAAGTGTTTTCAGATAGATCATACTTGATGTCGTCTGTGTTGCCGTATTCCATGCCGGCTATGTGCACAGGGCTTTCCTGGTAAAGCTGGATACGCATGTGTTTCTGCCATGCCGTAGCTGCTGTTGGCCACAGTTCGTGATTCCCCGGTGCCCGGGTCATATAGATGCCTGCCATTTGCATGGTATTCGTAAGTATGACCAAGGCCAACATAATCCCTTACCTATCCGTGTCAGATCTATGCTGTAGTCCAGGGCAGCCGCAGGAACACTTCATCGACGAGCTCCTCCGGCAGTGGGAGGACCGGCCTTCCTCCTCTTGTCTTTTGCCCGGGCGCCATGGCCTTCGTCTTGCCTCGGCGGCGCCTCGCCATCCTGGCCTGGACTGCGACACGGAGCCGGAGTGATAGGTCGGAGTAGCAGCTAGCTAGGCCATTCGAGAGAAAAAAGCACGGCTGGGATTGATCACGTACGGATTGTTCTGATTTCGAgggttaattaatttttttttccactaTACCGGACAGCAACTTTCCAAATGACACGCACCGAACTGATGTTCCAAAATGAGACATGAGCCTCACAAAAAACTTTATCATTTTGAGACTTTTTCCACCGCCACTTGGCATTTTTTTTTACCCTTGCTTGGAATCAAACGGGAAATGACATTTGTTTTTTAGATATACATGATCGATGTAGGATCACATAGGAGAGACTTATACGGCATGCACAAGGACATGTCAAAAAGTCTAAGTTGACGGGTGAAAGGTGGTCTCGTACTTAAAACACCGGACGACATTTATGCACCCGATCCAAATTGGATAGCTATTTAATCCGTACAAAGTTCGTACAAGTATATTTTTCTTCAAAGAACTTGGATACTTTTCTGGTTTGACCATAATCCGGTTCAGATACAATTCGTTTGATCATATTGCGTGTTGGATCTGGAACGCCTAGTCCTTTGCTTCGTACGTCGATCGACTGATTCGATTCGTCCCGGCCGTCGGCGCCCACCATCACACCATGTCAAAGCGTTGCGGtaacaagaacaagatgagGAAGACAGCCACGGCGCCGGTCCTCCCGCTCCATCTTAAAGCATTTAGAAATCCAGTGTGGTATTGTTCTTGTTTCTCGCACATTGTTGCAATAGGAACTATAAAAGTTATTCTACATCCCTTTAAGGTTCAGTAGGTTTGCTAGTTATCTTTTCGTTCAAGTGGTGAGAGTAAAGGCAAAaacctaaaattaaaaaatatacatgaGCGTATTTGATGAAATAAACAACATgatatcgtatttacaattttagcattcgttTTCGGCAcattatttaccgaaaatataatttcggtacaccgtacgccGAAAAACCGCGGGCCCGAtcatattcagcacaccgtgtatcgaatacggcactgtagcccatatttaGCACACCGTGTGCTAAATATCAACCGTAATCAGCACATTGTGTGCCAAATACGagctacagtgccgtattcggcacatagTATGCCGGATATGGTCTTTGCCTGCCGTGCGGTCACTAATTCGGCACACGACCATATTTGATACACCGTATGCCAAATACGACACTGTAGCCCGTATTCGGCGCATCGTGTGTCGAATACTGGTTACAGTGCTGTATTCGGCATAGTGTGCCAAATATAGTTTTTCGACGTATGGTGTACCAAAAATTCATTTTGGGTAAATGATGCATCGAATACAgatgttaaatttgtaaatataataacatgttgtctatttcggcaAATATGCTcatgtatattgtctaattttagatttttgccgagagaaaaaaatatcaaagacCGTCAGAAATTGAACATTCATAGACTAGTGACTACATTTCAGAAATCAAGACTCCAGCAAAACATGTCCTCCACAGCAGATTAACAATCAGCAGGCCACACGTTCCCATTGGTTCTACCCAGCATTCTGAGGATGAAGTGAAATCTCAACTTACATTGCCAGCGCATTTCAACTAGGAATGGCAACGTGACGGGGCTAGAGGCTGGCCCCTGTCCCCGCCCCAAGCCCTGAAATCCGAGCCCCACCCCGGCCCAACCCTGAAAATCGGCCCCATCCCCGCCCCGTCAGGCCCGTGGGTGATACAGGTGACAGGAGAACGGGAACGTATGCAGCCGCGACAAGCAGAAGGCGAGCAATAGCGTCACTCTCAGATGTGTCCTGCTGCACATTTTGCGTGTGAATTCAGGAGGAGAAATTAAAGAAATTGCACTGCTGCCCATGATGAGTGACGAGATGGGGATATGAGCCGGCTTGGTCCAGGTGTTCTTCTAAGCTTGTGGAGCAGAGTTCACTGGTACAGAAAAACAAACACTTCAGATATGAGGAAGGGAAGATTCACCTGCTAAGAGGGGCAGGCGCAGCACAGGACCTCCTTCAAGACATTCAACCAACACACAAAGCTAGAACATGGATTGGAGGGGGTGGCGCAGCAGTAGGTGGAGCGCGAAGCTGGCAGCCAGGATGTAGGCGCTGGTGCTCTGCGCCTGCAGGAACTTCTGGATGTGGAAGTTGACGGCGTACGCGAAGATCTGCGGGATGAGTCCGTAGGCGAACTCATGGTCGCTGGTGCCCTGCACCTGCAACTGAGTACTGCCCTGGAGCCCGGCGAGAAAAAACTATCAAATGCCCTGCTCCGACTTgaactgcccccccccccccatgaggAAAAACTGTCCCCGTCCCTACCCCGTAAGGATCCCCGCCTCCACAGGAAAAATTGCTCAACAAGCAAAAAGTACACATTTTAATGCAGTTGATCAGCTACATGGTACTTAGGTGACAATAGATGTTCATTCATCAAATTTAAGGAACTTCTGGGCAAAACTTGACAGGGGTAAAACATGTTTGTGCTAATCTAGGCCTTGATAGCATACTTCCTCATGGGGAAATACTTCTCACGCTTCTTCTCCCTCTCAGTCTTCAAGGAGAGCTGTGCAATGAAAACAACGCAAGTCAACAAACAGTTAGTGAAGAATAGACTACTGCAGTTAGTGAAGAATGCAGATACATAGGTGAGGATTTCATCTCAAAGGAAAACAGGACCTAATGTCTAAGCAACCAAGTAGTTAAGTGGTGCACTGAACAACGTCTAGAAAACTAGCACGGATATGTAAAGCCCAAAGAATAATCGAAGACCTAAAATAGCTGTGGTGACTAGCATTTACTAACAGTAACTTTTGGATGGCTTCTCAAGATGTTTCTTACAGTGGCCAAAAGAATCATAAACACAGCAAGACGTATACAACAAACAAGTAGCAAGAAGACATACCATGACATGCAACCCACACAATACAACTAAGACCTACTTTGACTATATCCAATTACAAAAACCGGAAGAAAAAAGCTGTCCTCAAGTTTGTATTTATTCACTAGGAACAGATTTGAACACCCCAAAGACATTAGACAAGAACCACAGCTCACTCAAACCATCAGGCCATTTGTGAATATTATGTTCTTGTAGGAGTACTACTAATTCAACCAGTACTATTTTCTCCAGCTCACTCAAAACCTCAAGCCATTTATGAATCCAATATTCTTGTAGGAGTAGTACTAATTAAATCAATGGTGTTTTCTCCTCGCTTGTGCCACCAAACATCTCTATTCATTTCTGCCTTTGGATTGGAGCTGAACAATATAGACTGCTTAATATTGCATTCAGTCAAACGAAGTAAATACTCAAGCCACCTAGCAATTTCACTGGCAATTAAACACACAACACACTGACACTACGCCAAGTTGAACCCAAACACAGAATCACTTTCCAAACAATAAAGTCAGCGAGGTCACAAGCCAATTAGAAAACAGCAGAAGAAACGAATTAAACAAATCACTTGCAAACAACTATTGAATAAGCCACACATACATCTTAAATGACACTGCAACCATCCATAACAATTTTTGAAGTATACCCATCTTTTCTACTAATACATAAAAATGGCATTTTGGACAAGTACATTTGACCCACATTTACATGACGCACATCAATTTCACTGAACACATCTAACATTAATAACTAGGGTTACCACACAACATTAAAACCTCCGTCAAATCGTAAGTTTCAACAAGGTAACAACACAATACGTGTAGGCGTTGTAGGAAGGGAGAGAAGAGCATGGCGTACATACCTGGTGCTTGGTGAGGCGCCTGCGGATGGCGCGGGTCTTCTTGGGGCGGAGGTCGAGCGGAAGCAGCTTGTTCTTGTACGCCTCCCGCAGTGCCGCCTTCTGCTTCTGCGAGATCACGGTGAGCACGCGCGCGACGGAGGTGCGCACCACCTTGCTGCAAAGAAGAAGCCACGGATCCACACCTCGGTTTCAGTCCGCCGCGAGCGCAGGGAGATGGAGAACAAGATACACAGTTTAGAAGcgagggcggggggggggggggagtggagCAAGCAAATCACATCTTGGAGAGCTTGTTGGGGGCGCCGCCGGTGACCTTGGCGACGCGGAGGAGGGAGAGCTCCGCCTTGAGTTCCTTGAGCTGCGCCTGCAGCTCCGCCTTGCTCTTACCCCGCAGCTCGTGCACCTTGATCCGGGCTGCCATCGTCCAAACAAAACAGGGTGAGATCCGGAGGCATTCAGGAACGGTTACGCTACTGGAGGCGACGGTGACGAGGAATTTCTTTCGATGCTTACCCATGGCGATCGGCGAGCTGGGgttgcagcggcggcggcggctgatgaGGCGGCGAAAACGAGGGCTAAGAAGAGGCGCAGGCGGCTGCGGGCGGCTTATATATGTGTGCGCGCTAAAACTCCCGGGGATTGAGGAAACCCTAGACCTGTTATGGGCTTTTAGGCCGGGCCCAATAGGCTTGATAAATAATTCTAAATTCTCTTATGGCCTTTTGGGCAGTGGTTTGAGGACCATTACATTGCTGGTTAAATGTCTTAATcacctaaaaaaataaattccgTTCATTAATGGCTGATTCTTCACATGTCTCTGTTCTGATGCGTTTTCAATTTTTCAGTCATTTCGAACTCATTTGATTATCTATCCCTGATTGCAAAGATGAATAACAATAGATTCAAAGACCCAAGGATGGAAGAAAAATCATTGACACTATACTGATGaatttaaagaaaaaattgaaatacGGCATATTCTAATTCCAGGTCCAAACATTTTATTTCCAAAAGAAGTGCAAACAGTATTACAAAGTACAAACACTGGTACAGATgtttttggccgttaaaacctgGAGCACATCACTAAGGTCTCCTCTTGACCTCTTCCATGAACATTCCACAAAGAACAGAAAAGGTAAGtacaaaatctaaaattttcaaCACTATTGTTTGAGCAGATATAGTACGTCGATAAAATAAACGGTCATCATATCTATATCAATATGCAGTTCTCCAAAATGGAGGTAGCTACGGTTCCTCCTTGTTAAGTTTGCCGAATGCAAGCTGGGCAAACAATTTCTCATCTCGAGCTCGTTTCTTCGCCAAGGTTTCTTCATCCAACACTTGGATAGGAGACAATTCTGAGAGAGTATACCAGTCTTTATTTCCGGAGAATTGTTCTTTCAAGGCATCCCATTGAGGGCCAGCTTCACTGCAGCGTAGTCCAATGCGCTACCGGCAGCTGCGATGGTGACCACATATTTCACTGTTCCAAAGTGTCCACCTGTGGTCACAAGCAGTCAATAGAGTGTACATAACAAACATCATTTTTAGTAGTTCATGTTGATAAATGAAGAGGGAtcacataaaagaaaaaaaacgatGAGATACGAATGGGCCAATGTAATTCTCTATCAGTAATTTAAGAGAACACAGTTCCCGTTTCTCTAGAAGAACATAGAAGAATCTGACACTCAAGACACACAGAAACTTCTATTAAGTGCTCGGATGTATAATCACGTAAAAACATTCCGGCAAGTTTGGATAGGGCTCCAAACTCCAATCATTTGACACAGAAAGAGACTAGCATAAACTAAATACCCAAACATAACTGCAGATTCAATTGCATTGCTTCGACTCACAGAATACAAACAGTTGAAAATGTGCAACAACGCTTGAATTCAGCTGATTGCTAAAAAGTCAACTAATTAAGTTTTGGCAAGTTTAGAACAAAGATGCTAACTAGTAACTAATTTAAAGTAAGCAGATCGGCATTGAGGAGTGAAAATGTGCCGCTACAGCATTATTCTCATACATTATTGTCACACTGGATCAGaacccaagaaataccactGATTGGTCTCGAAGTCCATCCTTAGGAAACCGTACAAAGATATCTCTAGTAGTTTAATTACATTAGATCTCAGCAAGATTTTGATCAATCTGAAATCTTAAACATGTGAAATCAAGTTTAAATCTCGAAATTCACTGTAAATTGCATGCAGTATGTGCTGTCAACTTGCTACGTCACGGTTTTTAAGTTGCAATGTGAAAGCTTTGGTTCAGAAATTTCCATATGAAATCATTGAAACTTATTGGGACTAGTGCTTAGTGCTGGCTGTTGTTTCTGAAACCACACGATATTAATGGAGGTCCAAGAGCTAGGCGCCAAAACAGATACTAATCAATTTTGCATCTAGTTGAAGATTTGAAGACACTCAAATTTAGTAATAATAACCCTACCCCAGTACACATGCACCCTACCTGTGCGTACAAGTAGTCAGTGAGAATGAAGGGCACATCATCAACTAATATAAACTTGTTCCTATTATTGCCCATGATGCTAAATATGAGCATATCTACTAACtagtgtctattttttttaaatgaaaaagaagAGCTTCCTTAGACTAGACATTCCAGTGCTTATAGTATGTTTTGGCTTAAGTATGCAGAGTTTTAGGTTTTAAATACTATTTAACTCCACCTGAATGAATAAACCTCATCATAATCAAACTTTTAACTGGATTTTAGCCAGCACTATACATTGCTTTTATCTGCTAGACTGCTTGTATGCAGCAAGTAAAATAAGCTCCAAATATCTAGGTACTGATCTCATAATTAGCCTGTAAAGTTTGTGCCACTCCCCTAacaaacttcaaaaaaatgatgagtggttttgaaccaaaattcaaaagtGATCTGAGCAATACTCTAAATGCTTCTCACTGCAAAACTTGGACTGGCCAACATTCAAGTACGAAGGATGGCGTTCAATTTAGTAACCAACCTTGTATTCGACCATGAACAGCTCCACTTGCTAGTCCACCAACAACAGAATTCATGGTGCCATCAGGTGTTGATGCTCGAGCATCTCTTGCGAGTTCACGTGCCCCTGGATGACAAGAAAATGATGTGTTTTATTGAAACACGTCGTATCTAATACATACACTTGGTTGGCAACAATACATCTGTAGTACTGTACAATACTCTATTATATAGATCACCTCACGGAAGCTAACAAACATTTCAGAAATTGAGCTAAAAGTGGTAACACATGAAACCGTGTAATATAAATATGCCAATGTCCAAATGTCAAGGAAATTTATATATCGTATTATCGTTGGCGGGTGTGATAAGCTTGAACATAGCATACCAAACCATACATAAAACATAACCCGGTAAAGCTATGAAAAGCAAACTGAAAACTATTACATAGAacataaaaaactataactaccTTTTACGTTTAACAAGTCCCCAGCAATTTCCCCGATTTTTCTGTCATTCGAGCAAAAGAACACCAGCCTTCGTAACTTTCACTAGTCAAGTTCTGCCAAAGTGCCAATAAGTCAATAACTAACATCCAGCAGCCAGCAGGCGCTGTAAATGTCCCGTAGAAGCTGATTGATTCAGTCTAACCTTAGCTGCCACAACTTATCTAAAAACATTGGTAAAGTACAAGAGCAAAACTTCTCCGGTTCTCCCCTCCCACACCAGAAATCATGAAACTAGTGAAGAAATTCTACTCCGAACACCCGCAATCGAAGTGTAAAGCCTAATTTACAGTAACAAACTTAGCTTTATTCACACCAGAACCAACGAAACAAAGAAATTCAGTTCATctcaaagttgcaaactttgcaaCACACAAATCTGACGCCCCCGGACCAGAGACCTCACCTCCGTAGCAACCGACGACGATGGCGATGTTAGCGGCGTAGGTGGTGGCGGCGCGGAGGCGCATCCGTTGCCCAGGGTTTAATTTATCAACGATAATCAGTCAAAATTCGCGGTTACTTAGCTTACCGCTCCGGtctggtttcagaaaccgaacggtaaccgaatttgaattcaaaaaatttgaaaaaagaaatcaaaaaaattcaaaacaaatcctaaaataaactagagacaattctaaaaccttatgtgaatttattttcaaaaataatgtcatttgcatcatattctgtaggtaggaagtttgaaaaaaaaagttgaagtgtgcggctcagttattaactcatgttaaggaaaatgttaacacacaaacacatatttttcttgtgtacgAAGTATCTTAAgagatctttaaaattaattg
This genomic window from Phragmites australis chromosome 7, lpPhrAust1.1, whole genome shotgun sequence contains:
- the LOC133924060 gene encoding large ribosomal subunit protein uL29y-like produces the protein MARIKVHELRGKSKAELQAQLKELKAELSLLRVAKVTGGAPNKLSKIKVVRTSVARVLTVISQKQKAALREAYKNKLLPLDLRPKKTRAIRRRLTKHQLSLKTEREKKREKYFPMRKYAIKA